One genomic segment of Bradyrhizobium diazoefficiens includes these proteins:
- a CDS encoding FAD-dependent monooxygenase, giving the protein MRIAVIGGGPGGLYFAYLWKKRHPEDQVDLFEQNPADATWGFGVVFSDQALEFLRADDPETVDAIAPHMESWENITLNLRGDHVAIDGVGFSSIGRLELLRFLQQRALEVGVTPRFDTQIHAVDQLNGHDLIVAADGLNSLVRRAYEGDFGTSLSYSSNKFVWYGTSKRFDTLSQTFVKTDRGAFNAHHYRYSPNMSTFLVECDHATWQAYGFAYKDVEQSKGVCEEVFADTLGGHCLVSNKSVWRNFPWVWNEHWSFKNMVLLGDALHSAHFSIGSGTRLAIEDAIALVKALESDAHLSTALHRYQAARKPVVQKLVDAARTSAFWYEHFAQHMQLDLMDFAYSYITRSGRIDDSRLRAMSPAFMARYESAKNGGTPA; this is encoded by the coding sequence TTGCGGATCGCGGTGATCGGCGGGGGGCCCGGTGGGCTTTACTTCGCCTATCTCTGGAAGAAGCGTCACCCCGAGGATCAAGTCGACCTGTTCGAACAGAACCCGGCCGACGCGACCTGGGGCTTCGGCGTCGTGTTCTCCGACCAGGCCCTGGAATTCCTACGCGCCGACGACCCCGAAACGGTCGACGCGATCGCGCCGCATATGGAGAGCTGGGAGAACATCACGCTGAACCTGCGCGGCGATCACGTCGCCATCGACGGGGTCGGCTTCTCCTCGATCGGCCGGCTCGAGCTGCTGCGGTTCCTGCAGCAGCGCGCGCTGGAGGTTGGCGTCACGCCGCGCTTCGACACGCAGATCCATGCGGTCGACCAGCTCAACGGCCACGACCTGATCGTCGCGGCCGACGGGCTGAACTCGCTGGTGCGCCGCGCCTATGAGGGCGATTTCGGCACCTCGCTGTCCTACTCCTCCAACAAATTCGTCTGGTACGGCACCTCGAAGCGCTTCGATACGCTGTCGCAGACCTTCGTGAAGACCGACCGCGGCGCTTTCAATGCGCACCATTACCGCTACTCGCCGAACATGAGCACCTTCCTGGTCGAATGCGACCACGCCACCTGGCAGGCCTACGGCTTCGCCTACAAGGACGTCGAACAATCCAAGGGCGTCTGCGAAGAGGTGTTTGCCGACACGCTCGGCGGACACTGCCTCGTCTCCAACAAGTCGGTCTGGCGCAATTTCCCCTGGGTCTGGAACGAGCACTGGTCGTTCAAGAACATGGTGCTGCTCGGCGATGCACTGCATTCGGCGCACTTCTCGATCGGCTCTGGCACGCGGCTCGCGATCGAGGACGCCATCGCGCTGGTCAAGGCGCTGGAATCCGATGCGCACCTCTCGACGGCGCTGCACCGCTACCAGGCCGCGCGCAAGCCGGTGGTGCAGAAGCTCGTCGACGCCGCGCGCACCAGCGCCTTCTGGTACGAGCATTTCGCCCAGCACATGCAGCTCGACCTGATGGATTTTGCCTACAGCTACATCACCCGCTCCGGCCGCATCGACGATTCCCGGCTTCGTGCGATGTCGCCGGCCTTCATGGCGCGCTACGAGTCCGCCAAGAACGGCGGAACCCCGGCATGA
- a CDS encoding dicarboxylate/amino acid:cation symporter, which translates to MSNRFTQYILAAMVLGIIMGAAIFNFLPDTRADWASSINLIAMMFLRLIKMIIAPLVFATLVGGIAHMGSGSKLGRIFAKTMGWFISASFVSLLLGLVMVNLLQPGANFPGTLPAAGQSTGLPVSAFSIEKFLTHLIPTSIADAMAQNEILQIVIFAVFFSVAMGSMPERSKPILAMIDDVAHIMLKVTSYVMLFAPLAVWAAITATVAKNGLGVLWKLIVFMGGFYLSLAILWGILVIVGFIVIGPRYSHLLKLIREPLMIAFSTASSEAAYPKTLEGLNKFGASSRISSFVLPLGYSFNLDGTMMYCTFASIFIAQSYHIDMPLGTQLAMLATLMITSKGVAGVPRASLVVIASTLSQFGIPEAGLLMIMGIDTFLDMGRSATNVIGNTLATSVVAKWEGELGPEHELGPSDAVPGDMVPGEIPAMAGH; encoded by the coding sequence ATGTCGAACAGGTTTACGCAATACATTCTGGCGGCGATGGTGCTGGGCATCATCATGGGGGCGGCGATCTTCAACTTCCTGCCCGATACGCGCGCCGACTGGGCTTCCTCCATCAACCTGATTGCCATGATGTTCCTGCGCCTGATCAAGATGATCATCGCGCCGCTGGTGTTCGCGACCCTGGTCGGCGGCATCGCCCATATGGGCTCCGGCTCGAAGCTCGGCCGCATCTTCGCCAAGACCATGGGCTGGTTCATCAGCGCCTCCTTCGTCTCGCTGCTGCTCGGTCTCGTGATGGTCAATCTGCTCCAGCCCGGCGCGAACTTCCCGGGCACGCTGCCCGCGGCAGGGCAATCGACCGGCCTGCCGGTTTCGGCCTTCTCGATCGAGAAATTCCTCACCCATCTGATCCCGACCTCGATCGCGGACGCCATGGCGCAGAACGAGATCCTCCAGATCGTGATCTTCGCCGTGTTCTTCTCGGTGGCGATGGGCTCGATGCCGGAGCGCTCCAAGCCGATCCTGGCGATGATCGACGACGTCGCCCACATCATGCTCAAGGTGACGAGCTATGTGATGCTGTTCGCGCCGCTCGCGGTGTGGGCCGCCATCACCGCCACCGTTGCCAAGAACGGTCTCGGCGTGCTGTGGAAGCTCATCGTTTTCATGGGCGGCTTCTATCTCTCGCTCGCGATCCTGTGGGGCATCCTGGTCATCGTCGGCTTCATCGTGATCGGGCCGCGTTACAGCCATCTCTTGAAGCTGATCCGCGAGCCGCTGATGATCGCGTTCTCGACCGCGAGCTCGGAAGCGGCCTACCCGAAGACGCTGGAGGGGCTGAACAAGTTCGGCGCCTCGTCGCGGATTTCGAGCTTCGTGCTGCCGCTCGGCTATTCCTTCAATCTCGACGGCACGATGATGTACTGCACCTTTGCCAGCATCTTCATCGCGCAGAGCTATCACATCGACATGCCGCTCGGCACCCAGCTCGCGATGCTGGCGACGTTGATGATCACCTCGAAGGGCGTCGCCGGCGTGCCGCGCGCCTCCCTCGTGGTGATCGCCTCGACGCTGTCGCAGTTCGGCATCCCGGAGGCGGGCCTGCTCATGATCATGGGCATCGACACCTTCCTCGACATGGGCCGCAGCGCCACCAACGTGATCGGCAACACGCTCGCGACCTCGGTTGTGGCGAAATGGGAAGGCGAGCTCGGGCCTGAGCACGAGCTGGGTCCCAGCGACGCCGTGCCGGGCGACATGGTGCCGGGCGAAATACCCGCGATGGCCGGCCATTGA
- a CDS encoding ABC transporter permease yields the protein MLDRAGKPVEDQATRPVGFRGAGFVPASSRFGGWIALGLVIAIWQAAGSAGLVNPLFLPAPSAIVRAIYQLAISGALWQHLSASLLRIGVGWLLGTAAGVAVGFAIGLSRLARSVGITFISALFPIPKIALLPLLILWLGIGEEPKIATIALGVFFSTAISVYSGVDAVPRNLIRMAQSFNVPFATIVRKVIWPGALPAILAGFRITASVALLLVVSAEMIGAQYGIGAFVLQAGNLMQTDQLLAGVVILSVFGLAVGKVIGWLEVKLLHWR from the coding sequence ATGCTTGATCGCGCGGGTAAGCCCGTGGAGGACCAAGCAACGCGACCCGTTGGCTTCCGCGGCGCCGGCTTCGTGCCGGCCTCGAGCCGCTTCGGCGGCTGGATCGCGCTCGGGCTCGTCATCGCGATCTGGCAGGCGGCCGGCAGCGCTGGCCTGGTCAATCCGCTGTTCCTGCCGGCGCCGTCCGCCATCGTGCGCGCGATCTATCAGCTCGCGATCTCGGGCGCGCTCTGGCAGCATCTTTCGGCCTCGCTCTTGCGCATCGGCGTCGGCTGGCTGCTCGGGACAGCGGCCGGCGTCGCCGTCGGCTTTGCCATCGGCCTATCCAGGCTTGCGCGCAGCGTCGGCATCACCTTCATCTCCGCGTTGTTCCCGATCCCGAAGATCGCGCTGCTGCCGCTGTTGATCCTCTGGCTCGGCATCGGCGAAGAGCCGAAGATCGCCACCATTGCGCTCGGCGTCTTCTTCTCGACCGCGATCTCGGTCTATAGCGGCGTCGATGCGGTGCCGCGCAACCTCATCCGCATGGCGCAGAGTTTCAACGTTCCCTTCGCCACCATCGTGCGCAAGGTGATCTGGCCCGGCGCGCTGCCCGCGATCCTCGCCGGCTTCCGCATCACGGCCTCGGTCGCGCTGCTCCTCGTCGTCAGCGCTGAGATGATCGGCGCCCAATACGGCATCGGCGCGTTCGTGCTCCAGGCCGGCAATCTGATGCAGACCGACCAGCTGCTCGCCGGCGTGGTGATCCTGTCGGTGTTCGGGCTTGCGGTGGGGAAGGTGATCGGCTGGCTGGAGGTCAAATTATTGCACTGGCGGTAA
- a CDS encoding MarR family winged helix-turn-helix transcriptional regulator produces the protein MPSKPLPPITIDAVYAAPGYLFRRMQQIAVSIFMEECKAFDLTPVQYAALIAIHTHPGIDATRLSAVIAFDRSTLGSVIERLQAKDFVERKPAPEDKRIKLLYLTRSGAAILREIIPAVERAQARMLEPLKPADRKTLMDLLAQLVDLNNEASRVPLRAEDALEHLGKAG, from the coding sequence ATGCCGAGTAAGCCTCTTCCTCCGATCACGATCGATGCGGTCTATGCCGCGCCGGGCTATCTGTTCCGGCGCATGCAGCAGATCGCGGTCTCGATCTTCATGGAAGAGTGCAAGGCGTTCGATCTCACGCCGGTGCAATACGCGGCACTGATCGCGATCCACACCCATCCCGGCATCGACGCGACGCGGCTGTCGGCGGTGATCGCGTTCGACCGCTCCACGCTCGGCAGCGTCATCGAGCGGCTGCAGGCCAAGGATTTCGTCGAGCGCAAGCCCGCGCCGGAGGACAAGCGGATCAAGCTGCTCTATCTGACGAGGTCAGGCGCTGCGATCCTGCGCGAGATCATCCCTGCCGTTGAGCGCGCCCAAGCGCGCATGCTGGAGCCGCTGAAGCCCGCGGACCGCAAGACGCTGATGGACCTGCTGGCGCAGCTCGTCGATCTCAACAACGAGGCCTCACGGGTGCCGCTGCGTGCCGAGGATGCGCTGGAGCATCTGGGGAAGGCGGGATGA
- a CDS encoding NADP-dependent oxidoreductase codes for MSGSVNRQVLLVEKPSGKLGPEHFGMVEAAIPEPKDGEALLRVRYISLDAANRAWMHGATYRSAVEANSVMAGGGIAEVVSSKAAELAPGDIVFGDTGWQEFAAVPAKHLTKMPKLEPMTHLLSVFGIAGLTAYFGLLEIGRPKEGETVVVSAAAGSVGSIVGQIAKIKGCRVIGIAGGADKCNWLTSELGFDAAVDYKNGAVFKALRAAAPNGIDVYFDNVGGDILEACLPQMNNYGRIACCGAISQYDGAPSAHGPRGVPGLIVVKRLVMQGFIVMDYMKDSHRALTDLQDWVKSGRLKVQEDIIDGLENTPKALIGLLAGENRGKRMVRL; via the coding sequence ATGAGCGGCAGCGTCAATCGCCAGGTTCTTCTGGTGGAAAAGCCCAGCGGCAAGCTCGGCCCCGAGCATTTCGGGATGGTTGAGGCTGCGATACCGGAGCCGAAGGACGGCGAAGCCTTGCTGCGCGTGCGTTACATCTCGCTCGACGCGGCCAACCGGGCCTGGATGCACGGCGCGACCTATCGTTCCGCGGTCGAGGCCAACAGCGTGATGGCCGGCGGCGGCATCGCCGAGGTGGTCAGCTCGAAGGCGGCGGAGCTCGCGCCCGGCGACATCGTGTTCGGCGACACCGGCTGGCAGGAGTTTGCCGCAGTGCCGGCGAAGCATCTGACCAAGATGCCGAAGCTGGAACCGATGACGCATCTGCTCAGCGTATTCGGCATCGCCGGCCTCACCGCGTATTTCGGCCTGCTGGAGATCGGCAGGCCCAAGGAGGGCGAGACGGTCGTGGTCTCGGCAGCCGCAGGCTCGGTCGGCTCGATCGTCGGGCAGATCGCCAAGATCAAGGGGTGCCGCGTGATCGGTATCGCCGGCGGCGCCGACAAGTGCAACTGGCTGACCTCCGAGCTCGGCTTCGATGCCGCGGTCGACTACAAGAACGGCGCGGTGTTCAAGGCCCTGCGCGCCGCAGCGCCCAATGGCATCGACGTCTATTTCGACAATGTCGGCGGGGACATTCTGGAGGCGTGCCTGCCGCAGATGAACAATTACGGCCGCATCGCCTGCTGCGGCGCGATCTCGCAATATGACGGCGCGCCTTCCGCCCACGGGCCGCGTGGCGTGCCCGGCCTGATCGTGGTGAAGCGGCTCGTCATGCAGGGCTTCATCGTGATGGACTACATGAAGGACAGCCACCGCGCGCTCACCGACCTCCAGGACTGGGTGAAATCCGGCAGACTGAAGGTGCAGGAGGACATCATCGACGGTTTGGAGAACACGCCGAAGGCGCTGATCGGATTGCTTGCGGGCGAGAACCGCGGCAAGCGGATGGTCAGGCTCTGA
- a CDS encoding ATP-grasp domain-containing protein — MASGERIFVQAIRRYCADHGIAVDVRPGGWLIAMRRGYERRFAFGYDIGLNSAIAHRLANDKSATAEALALAGVPCIPHHLFLNPKLGVHIAGSGGREAMQALLAQHPQGVVVKPNEGTSGRSVFKVTTEAELGRAIAEVFSMSAGLVISPYVEIEDEVRVVLLDDVPLVLYSKQRGADWRHNLDSGAKPVLLEDGEVRSACAKLAIDAASAIGIAFASIDVVCVDGAWKVLEINSGVMMEALGRLHPELVQATYDAALDRVFGES; from the coding sequence ATGGCAAGCGGCGAGCGGATCTTCGTCCAGGCGATCAGGCGCTATTGCGCAGACCACGGCATTGCCGTCGATGTCCGGCCCGGCGGCTGGCTGATCGCGATGCGCCGGGGCTATGAGCGCCGCTTCGCCTTCGGCTACGACATCGGCCTCAACAGCGCCATCGCCCATCGTCTCGCCAACGACAAATCGGCCACCGCCGAGGCACTGGCGCTCGCGGGCGTGCCCTGCATTCCGCACCACCTCTTCCTCAATCCGAAGCTGGGTGTGCATATCGCCGGCTCCGGGGGGCGTGAGGCAATGCAGGCCCTGCTCGCGCAGCATCCGCAAGGCGTCGTGGTGAAGCCGAACGAGGGGACGTCGGGACGATCCGTCTTCAAGGTGACGACGGAGGCGGAACTCGGCCGGGCGATTGCCGAGGTTTTCTCAATGAGCGCCGGGCTCGTGATCTCGCCCTATGTCGAAATCGAGGACGAGGTCCGTGTGGTGCTGCTGGATGACGTGCCGCTCGTCCTCTACAGCAAGCAGCGTGGCGCGGATTGGCGACACAATCTCGATTCCGGCGCAAAGCCGGTGCTGCTAGAGGACGGCGAGGTTCGATCGGCTTGCGCGAAGCTCGCGATCGACGCCGCGAGCGCCATCGGCATCGCCTTTGCGTCGATCGACGTGGTCTGCGTCGATGGCGCGTGGAAGGTGCTCGAGATCAATTCCGGCGTGATGATGGAGGCGCTGGGCCGGCTGCATCCGGAACTGGTGCAAGCGACGTATGACGCGGCGCTGGACCGGGTGTTTGGCGAGAGCTAG
- the maiA gene encoding maleylacetoacetate isomerase — MKLHGYFRSSAAYRVRIALNLKGLGAEHLPHHLRKGEQCAPTYLAINPQGLVPALEDDAGAVLTQSVAIIEWLDETQPNPPLLPNDPLRRAKVRAFALAIACDTHPVQNLKVLARLRELGLAEEKVQDWAAWVNREGLSACETLIRDERGPFCFGDAPTLADLCLVPQLANARRFKVDVSAYPRLLKAEAAAKALPAFADAAPEKQPDAE, encoded by the coding sequence ATGAAGCTGCACGGCTATTTCCGCTCCAGTGCGGCCTATCGCGTGCGGATCGCGCTGAATCTGAAGGGCCTCGGCGCCGAGCACCTGCCGCATCATCTGCGCAAGGGCGAGCAATGCGCGCCCACCTATCTCGCCATCAACCCGCAAGGCCTGGTGCCGGCGCTGGAGGATGATGCGGGTGCAGTGCTGACCCAATCGGTTGCGATCATCGAATGGCTCGACGAAACGCAACCAAATCCGCCGCTGCTGCCGAACGATCCGCTGCGCCGTGCCAAGGTGCGGGCGTTCGCGCTGGCGATCGCCTGCGACACCCATCCGGTGCAGAATTTGAAGGTGCTGGCACGGCTGCGCGAGCTTGGTCTTGCCGAGGAGAAAGTCCAGGACTGGGCCGCGTGGGTCAATCGCGAAGGGCTGTCGGCCTGCGAGACGCTGATCCGGGACGAGCGCGGCCCATTCTGCTTCGGCGATGCGCCGACGCTCGCCGATCTCTGCCTCGTGCCGCAGCTCGCCAACGCGCGCCGCTTCAAGGTCGACGTCTCAGCCTATCCGCGTCTGCTCAAGGCGGAAGCCGCCGCCAAGGCGCTGCCGGCCTTCGCCGATGCTGCACCGGAGAAGCAGCCCGATGCCGAGTAA
- a CDS encoding IS481 family transposase translates to MDERVRFISDQRTGLWTMTELCERYEISRKTGYKWLERYRLEGPAGLADRSHAARVHGRATPQHIVDAIVGLRLERPSWGPRKIVSKLEARQGDVDWPSASTAGGILKRAGLVSNRRTRRRAPPRMGQLTVPQHANHVWALDHKGWIRLGDGSRVEPFTVTDGFSRYLISLAATGSTQHAECQPLLERAFREYGLPQIIRSDNGSPFASTGTTGLTALSVWWIKLGIRHERIDPGHPQQNGRHERFHLTLLEAMQPPPPTQAAQARRFAAFVRDYNEERPHESLGQRPPASVYQPSSRAMPRRLPEPDYPAEAAVRQVRSNGEIKWRGELIHISSALIGEAVAVEEAADGQWQVRFFHIPIGIIDQKTRRLRRCASAAPQPTKP, encoded by the coding sequence ATGGACGAACGAGTTCGCTTCATCTCGGATCAGCGAACCGGCTTGTGGACGATGACGGAGCTTTGCGAGCGCTACGAGATTAGCCGCAAGACCGGTTATAAGTGGCTGGAGCGCTACCGGTTGGAAGGACCTGCCGGGCTGGCGGATCGCTCCCATGCCGCGCGGGTTCATGGACGGGCGACACCACAGCACATCGTGGATGCGATTGTGGGGCTGCGGCTTGAGCGGCCGAGCTGGGGACCGCGCAAGATCGTCAGCAAACTTGAGGCTCGCCAAGGGGACGTCGATTGGCCGTCGGCCTCGACGGCGGGCGGGATTCTCAAACGGGCGGGACTGGTGAGCAACCGTCGGACCCGGCGGCGTGCGCCGCCGCGCATGGGGCAACTGACGGTGCCTCAGCATGCCAACCATGTATGGGCGCTCGATCACAAGGGCTGGATCCGCCTGGGCGACGGATCTCGCGTTGAACCGTTCACGGTGACCGATGGCTTCAGCCGCTATTTGATTAGCCTGGCGGCGACGGGCAGCACGCAACATGCCGAGTGCCAACCGCTGCTGGAGCGGGCGTTTCGCGAGTACGGCTTGCCGCAGATCATCCGCTCCGACAACGGCTCGCCGTTCGCCTCGACCGGAACCACGGGCCTGACGGCACTGTCGGTATGGTGGATCAAGCTTGGCATCCGCCATGAACGGATTGATCCCGGCCATCCACAGCAGAACGGCCGCCACGAGCGTTTTCACCTCACGCTTCTGGAGGCCATGCAGCCGCCGCCGCCGACCCAGGCCGCGCAGGCTCGTCGCTTCGCGGCATTCGTGCGCGACTACAACGAAGAACGACCGCACGAGTCACTTGGCCAGCGCCCACCTGCCAGCGTCTATCAGCCTTCGTCTCGTGCGATGCCGAGGCGGCTTCCGGAGCCGGATTATCCAGCCGAAGCCGCGGTGCGCCAGGTCCGCTCCAACGGCGAGATCAAGTGGCGCGGCGAACTCATTCACATCTCCAGCGCTCTCATTGGTGAGGCCGTTGCCGTCGAGGAGGCCGCCGATGGGCAATGGCAAGTGCGCTTCTTCCACATACCGATCGGCATCATCGACCAGAAAACACGCAGGCTGCGGCGCTGCGCTAGCGCAGCGCCGCAGCCGACCAAACCATGA
- a CDS encoding amino acid ABC transporter substrate-binding protein → MRLSMAIPGGLLLAACLLATGAAAQTGGSEEGLSPTLSAIKSSHAVRLGYRESSPPFSFLDQSGRPIGYSLELCEAIVEEIGVEVDDPNLRIDYVKVTSDDRIDAVLQSKIDLECGSTTANAERGKRVAFSPLMFVAGTKLMVPKGAAVSGVADLKGRTVVVTKGTTNEQAMHAVDRKLSLGLNIVTAPDHEQSFQMVNDGKADAFATDDILLYGLIARHKAQEYFRVVGDYLSYDPYGIMFRKGEPQLAAVVERAFRRLGSNHDLVPLYNKWFVARLPTGERLNVPISPQLEEAFKAMDDSASANN, encoded by the coding sequence ATGCGCCTTTCGATGGCGATACCGGGCGGCCTGTTGCTGGCAGCGTGCCTGCTGGCAACCGGCGCCGCCGCGCAGACCGGCGGCAGCGAAGAAGGGCTTAGCCCGACGCTGTCGGCGATCAAGAGCAGTCACGCCGTGCGGCTCGGCTACCGCGAGAGCTCGCCGCCATTCTCCTTCCTCGACCAGTCGGGTCGCCCGATCGGCTATAGCCTCGAACTCTGCGAGGCCATCGTCGAGGAGATCGGCGTCGAGGTCGACGATCCCAATCTCAGGATCGACTACGTCAAGGTCACCTCCGATGACCGCATCGACGCCGTGCTGCAGAGCAAGATCGACCTGGAATGCGGCTCGACCACGGCCAATGCCGAGCGCGGCAAGCGCGTCGCGTTCTCGCCGCTGATGTTCGTCGCCGGCACCAAGCTGATGGTGCCGAAGGGAGCGGCTGTTTCCGGCGTCGCCGATTTGAAGGGCAGGACAGTCGTGGTGACCAAGGGCACGACCAATGAGCAGGCGATGCACGCCGTCGACAGGAAGCTCTCGCTCGGCCTCAACATCGTGACGGCGCCGGATCACGAGCAGTCGTTCCAGATGGTGAACGACGGCAAGGCGGATGCGTTCGCGACCGACGACATCCTGCTCTACGGCCTGATCGCGCGCCACAAGGCGCAGGAATATTTTCGCGTGGTCGGGGACTATCTGTCCTACGATCCCTACGGCATCATGTTCAGGAAGGGCGAGCCGCAGCTCGCCGCCGTGGTCGAGCGCGCCTTCCGCAGGCTCGGCTCCAACCACGATCTGGTCCCGCTCTACAACAAATGGTTCGTCGCGCGCCTTCCCACCGGCGAACGGCTGAACGTGCCGATCTCGCCGCAACTGGAAGAAGCCTTCAAGGCCATGGACGATTCGGCGAGCGCGAATAACTAG
- a CDS encoding ferredoxin--NADP reductase, which translates to MSAFYREKVVSVQHWTDTLFSFRATRDSGFRFQNGQFAMIGLEVEGRPLLRAYSMASANHEEELEFFSIKVQDGPLTSRLQKIKEGDTILVGRKATGTLITDNLIPGKRLLLLSTGTGLAPFASLIKDPDVYDQYERIVLVHGCRQVSELAYGEKLVASLREDELFGELLADKLVYYPTVTREPFKNRGRITDLINSEQIFNDIGQSPLDIATDRIMMCGSPGMLEELKVMFEGRDFIEGSGNKPGHFVIEKAFVER; encoded by the coding sequence ATGAGCGCGTTTTACCGAGAGAAGGTTGTTTCCGTCCAGCACTGGACCGACACGCTGTTCAGCTTCCGCGCCACGCGCGACAGCGGCTTCCGCTTCCAGAACGGCCAGTTCGCGATGATCGGCCTCGAGGTCGAGGGCCGTCCGCTGCTGCGCGCCTACAGCATGGCCAGCGCCAACCACGAGGAAGAGCTCGAGTTCTTCTCGATCAAGGTGCAGGACGGCCCGCTGACCTCTCGCCTGCAGAAGATCAAGGAAGGCGACACCATCCTGGTCGGCCGCAAGGCGACCGGCACGCTGATCACCGACAATTTGATCCCCGGCAAGCGGCTGCTGCTGCTCTCGACCGGTACCGGCCTTGCGCCGTTCGCGAGCCTGATCAAGGACCCCGACGTCTACGACCAGTACGAGAGGATCGTGCTGGTGCATGGCTGCCGCCAGGTTTCCGAGCTTGCCTATGGCGAGAAGCTTGTCGCCTCCCTGCGCGAGGACGAGCTGTTCGGCGAGCTGCTCGCGGACAAGCTGGTGTACTATCCGACCGTGACCCGCGAGCCGTTCAAGAACCGCGGCCGCATCACCGACCTCATCAACTCCGAGCAGATCTTCAACGATATCGGGCAGTCGCCCCTCGACATCGCGACCGACCGCATCATGATGTGCGGCAGCCCGGGCATGCTGGAAGAGCTGAAGGTGATGTTCGAAGGCCGCGACTTCATCGAGGGCTCGGGCAACAAGCCCGGCCATTTCGTGATCGAGAAGGCGTTCGTCGAGCGGTAA
- the gtdA gene encoding gentisate 1,2-dioxygenase, protein MEAVTKTPEREAFYRKIDGENLTALWTVMGDLITPEPKSACRPHLWKFDVIRDYMTEAGRLITAKEAERRVLVLENPGLRGQSKITTSLYAGVQMVVPGDVAPAHRHSQSALRFVLEGKGAHTAVDGERTAMAPGDFIITPSMTWHDHSNETDEPMFWLDGLDIPLVQFFDCSFAEGSKNDQQKITKPAGDSFARYGHNLLPVDVKRSSKTSPIFSYPYAYTREALEKARASQEWDACHGLKLKFSNPETGDFAMPTIGTFIQLLPKGFTTARYRATDATVFCPIEGRGRSRIGDAVFEWGPRDLFVVPSWQWVTHEADDDAVLFSFSDRPVQQKLDLFREDRGNA, encoded by the coding sequence ATGGAAGCCGTGACCAAGACGCCGGAACGCGAGGCGTTCTACAGGAAGATCGACGGCGAGAACCTCACCGCGCTGTGGACGGTGATGGGCGATTTGATCACGCCGGAGCCGAAGAGCGCCTGCCGGCCGCACCTGTGGAAGTTCGATGTCATTCGCGACTACATGACGGAAGCCGGCCGATTGATTACCGCCAAGGAAGCCGAGCGGCGCGTGCTGGTGCTGGAGAACCCGGGTCTGCGCGGCCAATCGAAGATCACGACCTCGCTCTATGCCGGCGTGCAGATGGTGGTGCCCGGCGACGTCGCGCCCGCGCACCGGCACAGCCAGTCGGCGCTGCGCTTCGTGCTTGAGGGCAAGGGCGCCCATACCGCGGTCGACGGCGAGCGCACCGCGATGGCGCCTGGCGACTTCATCATCACGCCGTCGATGACCTGGCACGATCATTCCAACGAGACGGATGAGCCGATGTTCTGGCTCGACGGGCTCGACATTCCCCTGGTGCAGTTCTTCGACTGCTCCTTCGCGGAAGGCTCCAAGAACGACCAGCAGAAGATCACAAAACCCGCCGGCGACAGCTTTGCCCGCTACGGCCACAATCTGCTGCCGGTCGACGTCAAGCGGAGCTCGAAGACCTCGCCGATCTTCAGCTATCCCTATGCCTACACCCGCGAGGCGCTGGAGAAAGCTCGCGCGAGCCAGGAGTGGGATGCCTGTCACGGGCTGAAGCTGAAGTTCAGCAACCCCGAGACCGGCGATTTCGCGATGCCGACCATCGGCACCTTCATCCAGCTTCTGCCCAAGGGATTCACGACGGCGCGCTATCGTGCGACCGACGCCACCGTGTTCTGTCCCATCGAGGGCCGCGGCCGCAGCCGGATCGGCGATGCCGTTTTCGAATGGGGCCCGCGCGACCTGTTCGTGGTGCCGAGCTGGCAATGGGTGACGCACGAGGCCGATGACGACGCCGTGCTGTTCAGCTTCTCGGACCGCCCGGTGCAGCAGAAGCTGGATTTGTTCAGGGAAGATCGCGGCAACGCGTGA